Proteins found in one Deferrivibrio essentukiensis genomic segment:
- a CDS encoding RrF2 family transcriptional regulator: MKITRAGDYALKVMAYIGSQDKNKLFMRNELSEICGIPDSFLGKILQSLARNNILYSERGKNGGFKFVKEPQEITLYDIIKAVEGEIKINDCLVDPDFCSGLTSCNIHNVLGKIRESFIDELKKYTLENIIQG; the protein is encoded by the coding sequence ATGAAAATAACCAGAGCAGGGGATTATGCTTTAAAAGTTATGGCTTATATTGGTTCGCAGGATAAAAATAAGTTATTTATGCGTAATGAGTTATCGGAAATTTGTGGCATTCCTGATAGTTTTTTGGGCAAAATTTTACAGTCCCTTGCAAGAAACAATATTTTGTATTCCGAGAGGGGTAAAAACGGTGGTTTTAAGTTTGTTAAAGAGCCTCAGGAGATAACATTGTACGACATAATAAAGGCTGTTGAGGGGGAAATAAAGATAAATGATTGTCTTGTTGACCCGGATTTTTGTTCAGGTCTGACTTCTTGCAATATCCATAATGTGCTTGGTAAAATCAGGGAATCATTTATAGATGAGCTCAAAAAATATACCCTTGAAAATATTATCCAAGGTTAA
- a CDS encoding vitamin B12-dependent ribonucleotide reductase, translating into MIKTDLLEKLNKEPKLSANAVTVLKKRYLKKDEDGNVVETPQGMFQRVALNIANAELKYGSESKYEEYAVKFYDMMVDLKFLPNSPTLMNAGKELQQLSACFVLPVEDSLEKIFEAVKHTALIHKSGGGTGFSFSRLRPKDDVVKTTKGVSSGPVSFMSVFDSATETIKQGGTRRGANMGILRVDHPDIMEFIYAKQDKSKLTNFNLSVAITEEFMEKALKNEEYELKNPKTGKTVKKLNAKDVFDQMVKLAWEGGDPGIIFIDRINKFNPTPKEGEMESTNPCGEQPLLPYESCNLGSINLGRFVKGNDIDWDDLRYVVQTGVRFLDDVIDMNSYPIKEIEQMTKKNRKIGLGVMGFADMLAMLDIPYNSEEAIEMAEKVMKFIQEEGRIASSELAKERGNFPNFDDSIYPGMGFSNMRNATVTTIAPTGTISIIGGCSSGVEPYFAIAFYRNVMDNNKLVEVNPIFKERAKKEGFFSKELMDKIAEQGTLHDIEEVPSHIKKVFVTAHEISPIWHVRMQAAFQKYTDNAVSKTVNFPNDATVDDVREVYVLAYKQGCKGITIYRDGSRDAQVINLGTKEKSPKEEIAQEYHGVFRPRPRPKVLFGKTLEMMTGCGKLYVTINFDENNEPFEVFTSMGKAGGCAQSQCEAIGRLISLVFRSGGDYDIVVKQLKGISCHMRYGFGQNQILSCADAVGKAIEKAIMMGSEFKVINQEKLTVDKLLAEAEKKVASTTEQQIRNGACPECGGPIQYVEGCDVCHSCGYSHCS; encoded by the coding sequence ATGATTAAAACAGATTTATTAGAAAAACTAAATAAAGAGCCAAAACTTTCAGCTAATGCTGTCACGGTTTTAAAGAAAAGGTATCTCAAGAAAGATGAGGATGGAAATGTAGTTGAGACACCTCAGGGTATGTTTCAAAGAGTAGCTTTGAATATTGCAAATGCTGAATTAAAATATGGCTCTGAATCAAAATACGAAGAATACGCCGTGAAGTTTTATGATATGATGGTAGACTTAAAATTTCTTCCAAATTCGCCCACACTTATGAATGCTGGTAAGGAGCTGCAGCAGCTTTCAGCCTGTTTTGTGCTTCCTGTTGAGGATTCTCTGGAAAAAATATTTGAGGCTGTAAAACATACTGCTCTTATTCACAAGTCGGGTGGCGGGACAGGGTTTTCATTTTCAAGGTTAAGACCTAAAGATGATGTTGTTAAGACTACTAAAGGGGTATCAAGTGGCCCTGTTTCATTTATGAGTGTTTTTGATTCTGCAACAGAAACTATAAAGCAAGGTGGGACAAGAAGAGGAGCCAATATGGGTATCCTTAGAGTTGACCATCCGGATATTATGGAATTTATTTACGCTAAACAGGATAAAAGCAAACTTACAAATTTTAACCTTTCAGTTGCTATCACTGAAGAGTTTATGGAAAAAGCTCTTAAAAATGAAGAATATGAGTTGAAAAATCCTAAGACTGGTAAAACAGTAAAGAAGTTGAATGCAAAAGATGTCTTTGATCAAATGGTGAAACTTGCGTGGGAAGGTGGAGATCCTGGTATTATTTTTATTGACAGAATAAATAAGTTTAACCCTACACCAAAAGAAGGTGAGATGGAGAGTACTAACCCTTGTGGTGAGCAACCTCTTTTACCGTATGAGTCATGCAATTTGGGTTCAATTAATCTTGGTCGATTTGTGAAAGGAAATGATATCGATTGGGATGATTTGAGATATGTTGTTCAAACGGGTGTAAGGTTTTTAGATGATGTAATTGATATGAATTCTTACCCTATTAAAGAAATTGAACAAATGACTAAAAAGAATAGAAAAATAGGTCTTGGTGTTATGGGCTTTGCAGATATGTTGGCAATGCTTGATATCCCTTATAACAGTGAAGAAGCGATTGAGATGGCTGAAAAAGTTATGAAATTTATACAGGAAGAAGGGAGAATAGCTTCAAGTGAACTTGCCAAAGAAAGAGGCAATTTTCCTAACTTTGATGACAGTATTTATCCCGGTATGGGATTTTCAAATATGAGAAATGCCACTGTCACAACTATTGCACCTACCGGCACAATTTCAATTATTGGTGGTTGTTCAAGCGGTGTTGAGCCATACTTTGCCATAGCTTTTTACAGAAATGTAATGGATAACAACAAACTTGTGGAAGTTAATCCTATATTTAAAGAAAGGGCAAAGAAAGAGGGCTTTTTTTCTAAAGAGTTAATGGATAAAATAGCGGAACAGGGCACTCTTCATGATATAGAAGAAGTCCCTTCTCACATTAAAAAAGTTTTTGTTACTGCACATGAGATTTCTCCTATCTGGCATGTTAGAATGCAGGCTGCATTTCAAAAATATACTGACAATGCCGTTAGCAAGACTGTTAATTTTCCTAATGACGCAACTGTTGATGATGTTAGGGAAGTTTATGTATTGGCATACAAGCAAGGTTGTAAAGGTATTACTATTTATCGTGATGGCAGTCGTGATGCACAGGTGATTAACTTAGGTACAAAAGAGAAGTCACCTAAAGAAGAGATTGCTCAGGAATATCATGGAGTTTTTAGGCCTAGACCAAGACCAAAGGTACTGTTTGGTAAGACACTGGAAATGATGACAGGATGTGGAAAGCTTTATGTGACAATTAATTTTGATGAAAATAACGAGCCTTTTGAAGTATTTACAAGTATGGGTAAGGCTGGTGGTTGTGCTCAGAGTCAGTGTGAGGCAATAGGTAGATTAATATCTCTTGTTTTCAGAAGTGGTGGTGACTATGATATTGTGGTCAAACAGCTTAAAGGTATTTCTTGCCATATGAGATATGGTTTTGGACAAAATCAGATATTAAGCTGTGCTGATGCAGTTGGAAAAGCCATTGAAAAAGCAATAATGATGGGCTCTGAGTTTAAGGTAATCAATCAGGAAAAATTAACTGTTGATAAACTACTTGCTGAAGCAGAAAAAAAAGTTGCAAGCACTACTGAACAGCAAATTAGAAATGGTGCATGCCCTGAGTGTGGGGGTCCTATCCAATATGTAGAAGGGTGTGACGTTTGTCATTCTTGCGGATATTCTCATTGTAGTTAA